ATGCAACCATCAGTCAGTGGCATATTAAAATGCTCTCCACAGGACCACAGAGCTGTGGGTGACCTCTGCACGGACCCTATGTCTGTTGAGCAAGAATACTCATATTTCTGCACTGCACGGAGCAACAGCTATCAAATGTGATGGAAAAATTATGTTCATTCTGGAGAGTCTTGAAATGTTTCCGTTCTCACACCAATCCTTTCTCATAAAGTCAGAGAAGGGATAcatgcgtgtacacacacacacacagagttttgaGTAACATTGTCTAGGCGAGTATACTGATGAAAATGGGGTCCCTTTTGGATGAAGCTCAATTTAGGGCTCAGCTTGTTTTCTGGAAGGAAAAGATTGCTATTAGGCAGAGACAGATGTGGGAGGGATGAGAAttgaaagaagataaaaagagatgCTTTCCTGGGTCAAGTTTCTTCTGTAGTTAAGTCTACTGTTTTGGCACAACCCTGCTTGTACAACTTTTGGCAGAATACAGAATTAGGGAGCCAAGCCAGGCATTAACTTCAACAGCACAGCCTAGAAGCTGGTTTCAGTGTTGATGTTCACTGCTTTCCACAGATCTAGAATTattcatttactgagtgcttacttaGCCCTGGAGAAACTGGTGAATGAGACAAAATACTATTCCTGCCCTCATGTAGTAGTTTACAAGAAAGCCCTGGAGAGGTTAATTGTTTACTTGCAAGTGTGATAAAAGTTGCTGTTAGAATTTATAATAAGGAGATCCAACTTTGCTATGGTGGGCCTAGGATGGTTAAAGAATGCAATCcctgtatggctgattcattttgctatatagtagaaactaacataacattataaagcaatttatacttcaataaaaattaattttttaaaaaagcataaactTAAATGATACACTAGCAAGAGTGGGACATAATGTTCTAGACAGCTGGCAGAGCACTTGCAAAGTCTCTGAGATAGCAAGTAGCTTGGTACTGAAGAAACTAAAAACCTAAAAAGGCAAACTTGGCTGGAGCAGGTAAGCAAACCAGAAGAGGAATGAGAAAGAACTAGACTTTGTAGAACCTCATGGGCCACATGGCAGGGGTTTTGGCCTTTATCCTAAAAACAATAAGAAGGCATTGAAGTTGCAAAGCTGGGGGGACGACCTGCACAGCCTGGTACTTTTAAAGAACCATCTGGTTACAGAGTGCACAAAGGACCAGACCAGGCCGGAACACAATGTGGATTCTGAGAGCTCTGGAGGGAGGCTACTGCTGAAGCCCAGAACAGAGAACTGCAACCAGGGAGGGAAAGGAGTGGAAGCATTCAGGGTACATTTAGACGGTGCAATGGTCAAGTCTCGGCTTAGATACAGTGATTGTGGTTGAAATGTCAGTCTTTGGGACAGTCTCAGAATTTCATTTGGCTGTCTTATCTTGGTTTTTGGATTGTTTAGATTAATTCTATTACAGAGCCCCAAACTAAGTATGTATTCTGGGAAACTCTGCCTCATGAATAAAAATCACACTCTCCTGTGATTTCTAGTCATAGAACAATTGTACCCAGAGACAACTCAATAGGAAAAGTACTAATAACTGGTGATAATATCATCTCACAGcctcaaaataaatgtttttcattttcaaaagttcTAAGTTCAGTTACTTTCAATATTTCTGCTTACATGGTAAAGGGCTATAAATCAAGATGCAAATATCAGAAGTTTCTTACAGCTTATCGTAGGAATGGTGATTTTCTTGGAGTATCTCACTAATTTCACATATGTAATCCAATGGAATATattcatttcaaattattttgagtcactttgatttttctccctactTTAAAAATGAGCTTGATTTAATTATTTTGCATTGCCAATCTGtgtactattactattattattcttccTCAGTAGTTCTGTAAGATCCCTTCCAACTTGATATTCCATAATTTTCCTGCCTCTCTCATCCCATATCCTCTCTCagttttcatctctctctctctttttgtggaGATAGTGGCTGGCATGATAGATGTAGGTTAGAATATTCAAGGAGTGTAGTTACCGAGGGAAGCTGGGGCCCCGGTCATTGCCAACCCTCTTTCCTCCATTTCCTCTGTGCATTAGCTTCAAGTGCAGTCATTACTCATTTAGTCctcaaataaaatgctttttgttGCAATGACAGTTTTCCCCTGGTATAAGGCAAAATGGCAGATCAGTCTGATAATGTGAATTTTATAGCAATTGCCAGATTTTATTTGTGTGGAGAGTTTTTATAGTTAttgggtacttttttttttaagttgccatTTGGATCAAGGAGGATTTTATTTCTTAGCTAGGATTATTCCTTTATCTGATATTAAATTAGAAGTGGTTTTTGCCCTCTAAATACCAAATTCATAGAGATGCTACAtagttaattttttcctttttaactagATTATCCCCATATCAGGTATTTCATAAAGCCAGGATAAATGTATTTGAGAGAAAATACCCATCTTATGAGTAACATTTCCCCCCAAATACAGTGAGGTCCACTTAAAGGTgtacctgaaataaaaataatcctaaTGATAGATCTAATGCACTCTGTCTTAGACCCACTGAGTTCCTTTAAACTGTATTCAATATATGCCTGATTAATAAATAATCTTGTTAAACAAATAAAACCCCAGTGTGCCAAATGGAGACATAAAAACAGTCATGATCAGACTTGTTATGGGAGAGTGATAGATGAATAAATCTACTGTGCAATTAATTTATGACTGAGCTATGATGAAATCCCAGTGGCAATGCTAAATCTGTTAGAGGAATAGATTTATCATCTTCTTTCAAACAATTGCATTCCAGGAATTTAACAAAATACTGTTAACTGAGTCTCCCCATTACAGAGATATCTATTCATTTACATGGGGGAAGACAGTTTTTCTGTGCAGTCAGAGCTAAATAactgtttattattattgataCTAACCACAACAGGAGCAATCTATGATGGAAACTACTAATGCCGATAGCTGTTCTCATCTGCTTCTGATTTTTCAGACTTGATCAAAGTTGCCCAATTTTTAGATGCTTTGgtgtaaaaattttgttttttaaaactttaaaaataaaccaacaaaaaTGGGCCACAGgctcttttaaaaacaatcagTGCTAGTGTATAATGTGATTCCACTTAGCTTGTGAATGCGCAAATTTGGGGACCGTGTTTAAAGAAGAACAACAGAGACTGGTAGGATATCAGAGTGTTGTTACATGTTGTAACTTCAAAAGACAGCCTACTGTATTTTAGTTCTATTGTATTTTTAGATATAAacttattaatagaaaaaataaaagataaaacgtTTTGAGCTAAAGGTTAGATAGTCTGAAGTTCATGAATACTCAGAGCATGGTGACCAGGTTATAAGAGATTTTAGGatccaaaaacaaaaccacatttaATGCAATCTTTCTTCTGTTTTGGGGGAACTAGAGCTGATATTTTAAATCCAGTCCTTTTTACTAACATAATGGAATTTAAGAGATAACACTTGAATAAAAAGGTATCTTTGTATAGTGATACAGAAAGATGTAGTTTAACTAGaggtttattttgtttcttttagatagagaaataaagaattaGTAGGggtgaggtgaaagaggagagaattcCTTAAAACTTCAGGGAAGGAAGAAATTGTCCCATTGGGATAATATTTAAGGTccacattttattcatattttaatatgctttcaaataaacacacacagaccTAGGTCTATGCAAATAAAACTATAACATTATTCTGGTTTAAATCTAGTCTGCTCTTTTCACAGTTGATAAGCtaggcatcattttttttaattaatataatatcTGTATGTCACAATCCTGTGTATTCTCTTATAAACAAATaactattttataatttcatttaatttgcaCAATTGTTCATGATCAACATTAAACATATAGCATTGTTCTAAGGCCTTCTTCAATATGATACTAAgtataaataagcaaaaagaaatagaagttataGGTCTTGCAGAACTTATATTGAGATGACTTTAACATATGAAATAGATCATTAGAACATTGTGTTATGACCTCTCCTCATGAATTATTGATAAATActctgctatttaaaaatatttttattgtggtaaaatatacatattttaggcatatttaagtgtatagttcagttcattaagtatattcacattgtgtGCCACTATCAGCACCACCCATCCTCAGAActgtttcatcttcccaaactgaaactccataTCCATTAAACTATAAATCGTCATTCCCCCTGCCCTTCAGTCATTGGCAAcaactattctactttctgtctttatgaattcgACTACTCTTgatacttcatataaatggaatcatataatattttctctttgtaactggcttatttcacttagcgtaatgtcttaataatcatgatggtatgatcgttcacactcacctagagccagacatcctggaatgtgaagtcaagcgggcctcaggaagcatctttacaaacaaagctagtggaggtgatggaattccagttgagctatttcaaatcctaaaagatgatgctgtgaaagtgctgcactcagttcagttcagttcagtcactcagtcgtgtccaactctttgcaaccccatgaaccacagcatgccaggcctccctgtccatcaccaactcctggagtttacccaaattcatgtccattgagtcagtgatgccatctaaccatctcatcctctgtcgtcctcttctcctcctgccttcaatctttcccaacatcagggtcttttcaaatgagtcagctcttcacactcaatatgtcagcaaatttggaaacctcagcagtggccacaggactggaaaaggtcagtgttcatcccaataccaaagaaaggcaatgctaaagaatgctcaaactaccacacaattgcactcatctcacatgctagtaaagtaatgctcattctccaagccaggcttcagcaatacgtgaaccatgaacttcctgatgttcaagctggttttagaaaaggcagaggaaccagagatcaaattgccaacatctgctggatcatccaaaaagcaagagagttcctccCTTTCGATCCTTGCAGTTAGAGGAGCAAGGTCGTGAGGCAAGGAGTGGTAGGTTTGCAGCCGCCATTTCTTCCGCCTCCGGTCTCTGGATCTTTTGTAGAGCGTCCAACAGTGCTATGATGGGACAGAGCATCCGGAGGTTCACAACCTCAGTGGTTTGTCAGAGCCACTATGAGGAGGGTCCAGGGAAGAATATACCATTTTCAGTGGAAAACAAGTGGAGATTACTAGCTATGATGACTTTGTTCTTTGGGTCCGGATTTGCTgcacctttctttatagtaagACACCAACTGCTTAAAAAGTAATCCATGAGACAGATAGGAAGAGGAGCATATTAAGAGGTGCAGTCTCTTAAAAGGATCAGTCCCTTGAATTCAGCATCCTAGATATGTTTGTAAATAAACTTATAGCATAAATCCTTAATGCCTCTTCTCTGAAATATGGAACAATAATTGAACATGTGTTTACATTTTGTTTGGGTAATATTGCATTATTAGTTtcttaattaaatatgtatttgatttagcttgggaaaaaaaaaaaaagagagagagagttccagaaaaacatctatttctgctttattgactatgccaaagtctttgactgtgtggatcaatataaactgtggaaaattctgaaggagatgggaatatcataccacctgacctgcctcttgagaaacctggatgcaggtcaggaagcaacagttagaactggacatggaacaacagactggttccaaataggaaaaggagtacgtcaaggctgtatattgtcaccctgcttatttaacttctatgcagagtatatcatgagaaacgctggctgcaagaagcacaagctggaatcaagattgccgggagaaatatcaataacctcagatatgcagctgacaccacccttatggcagaaagtgaagaactaaagagagtcttgatgaaagtgaaagaggagagtgaaaaagttggcttaaagctcaacattcagaaaactagaatcatggcatctggtcccatcacttcatggcaaatagatggggaaacagtggaaacagtgactgactttattttggggggctccaaaatcactacagatagtgtttgcagccatgaaattaaaagacacttactctttggaaggaaagttatgaccaacctagacctattaaaaagcagagacattactttgtcaacaaaggtctgtctagtcaaggctatggtttttccagtagtcatgtatggatgtgagagttggactataaagaaagctgagcaccgaagcattgatgcttttgaactgtggtgttggagaagactcttgagagtcccttggactgcaaggagatccaaccagtccatctaaaggagatcagtcctgggtgttcattggaaggactgaagttgaagctgaaactccaatactttggccacctgatgcagagctgactcattggaaaagaccctgattctgggaaagattgagggcaggagaaggagatgacagaggatgagatggttggatagcatcaccgactcaatggacatgggtttgggtagactcccagttggtgatggacagggaggcctggcgtgctgcggttcatggggttgcaaagagtcggacatgagactgagcgactgatctgaactgaatgtcttaagattcatccatgttgtaatatgtatcagaatttcattcccaTTTAatgctgaatattattccattgtatgtatatatcacatggTTAatctgttcatctgctgatggatattttgggttgtttcctctgtttggctattgtgaataatgctgttacaGACATATGActacaaatatctgtttgaagcactgctttcatttctttaggatatatacctagaagttcaattgttgaatcatatgataattcggtttaatttttaaaggatgaatggcaacctactccagtattctcacctggagaatttcatgactgaggagcctggcaggctacagtccatggggtctcaaagagtctgacacgactaagcaact
This window of the Bubalus bubalis isolate 160015118507 breed Murrah chromosome 12, NDDB_SH_1, whole genome shotgun sequence genome carries:
- the LOC102407133 gene encoding cytochrome c oxidase subunit 7C, mitochondrial-like, whose amino-acid sequence is MMGQSIRRFTTSVVCQSHYEEGPGKNIPFSVENKWRLLAMMTLFFGSGFAAPFFIVRHQLLKK